In the Staphylococcus sp. IVB6240 genome, one interval contains:
- the ybeY gene encoding rRNA maturation RNase YbeY, whose translation MFTIDFNDHTGLVEQAWIDQIETLLTFAKQQEGIDENAELSVSFVDQEEIQTINRDYRDKDKVTDVISFAFEEEEDVFEGFEGAEIPRVLGDIIICTDVAKSQAEQYNHSFERELGFLALHGFLHLLGYDHITEEEEKEMFGRQDAILNAFGLTRDA comes from the coding sequence ATGTTCACGATTGACTTTAATGATCATACTGGCTTAGTGGAACAAGCATGGATTGATCAAATAGAAACATTATTAACGTTTGCCAAACAACAAGAAGGCATCGACGAGAACGCAGAATTATCTGTGAGTTTTGTTGATCAAGAAGAAATTCAAACAATTAATCGCGATTATCGAGATAAAGATAAAGTGACAGATGTGATTTCATTCGCTTTCGAGGAAGAAGAAGATGTATTCGAAGGGTTTGAAGGAGCTGAAATCCCACGTGTACTCGGCGACATTATTATTTGTACAGATGTTGCGAAATCACAGGCAGAACAGTACAATCATTCTTTTGAACGTGAATTAGGATTCCTTGCATTGCATGGTTTCTTGCATCTTCTTGGTTATGACCACATAACTGAAGAAGAAGAAAAAGAAATGTTCGGACGTCAAGATGCGATTTTAAACGCTTTTGGCTTAACAAGAGACGCATGA
- a CDS encoding diacylglycerol kinase family protein, producing MISRFKYAFEGGKTLIFKDRNFVLHIIAGMIVIVLGILLHVELMEWLFLLSAIFLVMLTEALNTAIEYTVDLVTKDYHIDAKRAKDIAAFSVLLASIYAVIVGTLIFVPKLF from the coding sequence ATGATTTCAAGATTTAAGTATGCATTTGAAGGCGGTAAGACACTGATCTTCAAAGATCGAAACTTTGTTTTGCATATAATTGCAGGGATGATTGTAATTGTCCTCGGAATACTGCTTCATGTCGAACTGATGGAATGGCTGTTCTTATTGTCTGCTATCTTTCTTGTGATGTTAACAGAAGCGCTAAACACAGCAATTGAATATACCGTTGACCTTGTCACAAAGGATTATCATATTGATGCTAAGAGAGCAAAAGATATTGCTGCATTCAGTGTGTTGCTTGCTTCAATCTATGCAGTGATCGTTGGCACGCTTATCTTTGTACCAAAATTATTTTGA
- the cdd gene encoding cytidine deaminase, whose product MTYTDKHFEEVRKAQQNAYAPYSEFKVGAYLITKDGQTFYGANIENAAYPATICAERSALVAAMSQGYRPGDFESITITVDSDEVSSPCGSCRQVLKELCDDEMPVYMTNHKGEMKSLTVAELLPLGFSGKDLNK is encoded by the coding sequence ATGACATACACAGATAAACATTTTGAAGAAGTAAGAAAAGCACAACAAAATGCTTATGCACCATACAGCGAATTCAAAGTGGGTGCGTATCTTATTACAAAAGATGGACAAACGTTCTACGGAGCAAACATTGAAAATGCAGCATATCCTGCTACGATTTGTGCAGAACGTTCTGCGCTAGTTGCAGCGATGTCACAAGGTTACCGACCTGGGGATTTCGAATCGATTACAATAACAGTTGATAGTGATGAAGTGTCTTCACCATGTGGTTCGTGCCGACAAGTATTGAAAGAATTATGCGACGATGAAATGCCAGTTTATATGACAAACCATAAAGGTGAAATGAAGTCATTAACCGTAGCTGAGTTATTACCACTTGGATTTTCAGGAAAGGATTTAAATAAATAA
- the era gene encoding GTPase Era, producing the protein MNEYKSGFVTIIGRPNVGKSTFVNRVIGNKIAIMSDKAQTTRNKIQGVMTQNDAQIIFLDTPGIHKPKHKLGDYMMKVAKNTLSEIDAVMFMVNANEEIGRGDQYIMEMLKTVKTPVFLVLNKIDLVHPDELMPKIEKYQSYMSFSEIIPISALEGHNVDHFINVLKSYLPEGPQYYPDGQISDHPEQFVVSELIREKILQTTSEEIPHSIGVNVERMIQESEDRVHVEAVIYVERDSQKGIVIGKGGKKLKEIGKRARLDIEYLLGSKVYLDLWVKVQKDWRNKSQFIKQMGYVEDE; encoded by the coding sequence ATGAATGAATATAAATCAGGGTTTGTTACCATTATTGGTCGCCCAAATGTAGGGAAGTCAACGTTTGTCAATAGAGTCATTGGAAATAAAATTGCGATTATGTCTGACAAAGCACAAACAACTCGCAATAAAATTCAAGGTGTCATGACGCAAAATGATGCCCAAATCATCTTCTTAGACACACCAGGAATTCATAAGCCGAAACATAAATTAGGTGACTATATGATGAAAGTTGCTAAAAATACTTTATCAGAAATTGATGCGGTTATGTTTATGGTGAATGCCAATGAAGAGATTGGTCGTGGTGATCAATATATTATGGAAATGCTAAAAACCGTTAAAACACCGGTCTTTTTAGTATTAAATAAAATTGATTTGGTGCATCCTGATGAATTAATGCCAAAAATTGAAAAATACCAATCCTACATGTCATTTTCAGAGATTATACCTATTTCAGCATTAGAAGGACATAATGTCGATCATTTTATAAATGTGTTGAAAAGTTATCTTCCTGAAGGACCACAATACTATCCAGATGGTCAAATTTCAGACCATCCTGAACAATTTGTTGTGAGTGAATTAATTCGTGAAAAAATCCTTCAAACAACGTCTGAAGAAATCCCACACTCCATCGGTGTTAATGTCGAACGTATGATTCAAGAGTCTGAGGATCGCGTACATGTAGAAGCTGTTATCTATGTAGAACGAGACTCACAAAAAGGGATTGTCATCGGTAAGGGTGGTAAGAAACTAAAAGAAATCGGGAAACGCGCACGTCTAGATATTGAATATCTACTTGGTTCTAAAGTGTATCTTGATTTATGGGTAAAAGTTCAAAAAGATTGGCGTAATAAATCTCAATTCATCAAACAGATGGGATACGTAGAA